In a genomic window of Glycine max cultivar Williams 82 chromosome 13, Glycine_max_v4.0, whole genome shotgun sequence:
- the LOC100793257 gene encoding ADP,ATP carrier protein 1, mitochondrial — MVDQVQHPRIIEKVAGQQHLRTGLPLYHQWRSFANYSNGALQYPVMPACRAATAASHVFVAAPSEKGHFLIDFLMGGVSAAVSKTAAAPIERVKLLIQNQDEMIKAGRLSEPYKGIGDCFKRTMQEEGVVSLWRGNTANVIRYFPTQALNFAFKDYFKRLFNFRKDRDGYWKWFAGNLGSGGAAGASSLLFVYSLDYARTRLANDAKAAKKGGERQFNGLVDVYKKTLASDGVAGLYRGFNISCVGIIVYRGLYFGMYDSLKPVLLTGSLQDSFFASFGLGWLITNGAGLASYPIDTVRRRMMMTSGEAVKYKSSMDAFTQILKNEGAKSLFKGAGANILRAVAGAGVLAGYDKLQVIVFGKKYGSGGA; from the exons ATGGTTGATCAGGTTCAGCACCCTAGAATCATTGAGAAGGTTGCAGGCCAGCAGCATCTCCGTACTGGCCTTCCTTTGTACCACCAGTGGCGCTCGTTTGCTAATTACTCAAATGGTGCATTGCAGTATCCAGTGATGCCAGCATGCAGAGCTGCAACAGCAGCCTCCCATGTGTTTGTTGCAGCTCCTTCTGAGAAAGGACACTTCCTTATTGACTTTCTCATGGGTGGAGTTTCAGCTGCTGTGTCCAAAACTGCTGCTGCCCCCATTGAACGCGTTAAACTCTTGATCCAGAACCAGGATGAGATGATCAAAGCTGGTAGACTCTCTGAACCCTACAAGGGTATTGGTGATTGTTTTAAGAGAACAATGCAGGAGGAAGGTGTTGTTTCCCTGTGGAGAGGTAACACTGCAAATGTCATCCGTTATTTCCCTACTCAG GCCCTGAACTTTGCATTCAAGGACTACTTCAAGAGGCTTTTCAATTTCAGGAAGGACAGGGATGGTTACTGGAAATGGTTTGCTGGTAACTTGGGCTCAGGAGGTGCTGCTGGTGCCTCATCCCTTTTGTTTGTATACTCCCTTGACTATGCCCGTACTCGTTTGGCCAATGATGCTAAGGCTGCAAAGAAGGGTGGAGAAAGGCAATTCAATGGTCTTGTTGATGTCTACAAGAAGACATTGGCATCTGATGGTGTTGCTGGTCTGTACCGTGGCTTCAACATTTCCTGTGTTGGAATCATTGTGTACCGTGGTCTCTACTTTGGAATGTATGATTCCTTGAAGCCTGTTCTCCTAACTGGCTCTTTGCAG GATAGCTTTTTTGCTAGTTTTGGCCTTGGATGGCTCATCACCAATGGTGCAGGTTTAGCCTCATACCCAATTGACACTGTTAGAAGAAGAATGATGATGACATCTGGTGAAGCTGTGAAGTACAAGAGCTCTATGGATGCATTTACACAAATCCTCAAGAATGAGGGTGCCAAGTCCTTGTTTAAGGGAGCTGGTGCTAATATCCTCCGTGCTGTTGCTGGTGCTGGTGTGCTTGCTGGTTATGACAAGTTGCAGGTCATAGTATTTGGGAAGAAATATGGTTCCGGTGGTGCTTAA